From Lolium perenne isolate Kyuss_39 chromosome 5, Kyuss_2.0, whole genome shotgun sequence, a single genomic window includes:
- the LOC127300410 gene encoding uncharacterized protein, whose amino-acid sequence MEGDQLSMSTDDHHRIDIDTDTAAETKSDAVVGVEAERKWLRKLTSATVNKAVMRDLIARTPMLWYLGERSGTILRSRPGRSGRVEALHAVRAVAIGPFHRGDPGLAFSDDAKLPFMRYLQDQCALDVDRYVAALSAERDRLRDEFADDDVEADRALLDDEERFLQMLLLDSCFVLVVSMMLSKAGVGEDADSAARAASINREYFILHMAVAQHAEQIKLDMLVLENQVPFAAVKLLVASCSRLKLRHCVEQVVLGCFDDLSPKRARQPCHAAGAEFHHVLHLFHWSRVPKTKYAILSTPLKLLKIKKQSERLFPCSVELRHSAVWFRQSSDASDASSSTCQSHLDMSFWSRTASPVAVMSIPCFPVHEYSAVVLHNMLAFEMHFHWAHGACVTTHVARMEGLVRCTSDASFLRRRGVLASSRFTDAELVCFFRELGAHTVGARLPDEFGDMLDAVACHRSRRISWWCGGFVLHFFPSPWVAVSLFAAAAIFVLPSLLQTVYTMLGYFKTTSS is encoded by the coding sequence ATGGAAGGGGATCAGCTGAGCATGTCAACCGACGACCACCACCGCATTGACATTGACACGGACACCGCCGCGGAGACGAAATCTGATGCCGTCGTCGGCGTTGAAGCCGAGCGGAAGTGGCTGCGTAAGCTCACGTCGGCGACGGTGAACAAGGCCGTGATGCGAGACCTCATCGCGCGGACGCCTATGCTGTGGTACCTCGGCGAGCGCTCAGGCACCATCCTCCGGTCGCGCCCCGGCCGTTCCGGCCGCGTCGAGGCGCTCCACGCGGTGCGCGCCGTGGCCATCGGCCCGTTCCACCGCGGCGACCCCGGCCTGGCTTTCTCCGACGATGCCAAGCTCCCCTTCATGCGGTATCTACAGGACCAGTGCGCGCTCGACGTCGACCGCTACGTCGCGGCGCTGTCGGCGGAGCGCGACCGCCTCCGCGACGAGTTCGccgacgacgacgtggaggccGACAGGGCGCTGCTGGACGACGAAGAGAGATTCCTCCAGATGCTGCTCCTGGACAGCTGCTTCGTCCTCGTCGTCAGCATGATGCTCAGCAAGGCCGGCGTCGGCGAGGACGCCGACAGCGCGGCGCGGGCGGCGTCCATCAACCGGGAGTACTTCATCCTGCACATGGCCGTGGCGCAGCACGCCGAGCAAATCAAGCTCGACATGCTCGTGCTCGAGAACCAGGTGCCCTTCGCCGCCGTCAAGCTGCTCGTCGCCTCCTGCAGCAGGCTCAAGCTCCGGCACTGCGTCGAGCAGGTCGTGCTCGGGTGCTTCGACGACCTCAGCCCGAAGCGGGCGCGCCAACCCTGCCACGCCGCGGGCGCCGAGTTCCACCACGTCCTGCACCTCTTCCACTGGTCCCGCGTGCCGAAGACCAAGTACGCCATCCTCTCGACGCCGCTCAAGCTCCTCAAGATCAAGAAGCAGTCGGAGCGGCTCTTCCCCTGCTCCGTCGAGCTGCGCCACTCGGCGGTGTGGTTCCGGCAGTCGTCCGATGCGTCCGACGCGTCGTCATCGACCTGCCAGAgccacctcgacatgtccttctggAGCCGGACGGCCAGCCCCGTGGCGGTGATGAGCATCCCGTGCTTCCCCGTCCACGAGTACAGCGCCGTCGTGCTCCACAACATGCTCGCCTTCGAGATGCACTTCCACTGGGCGCACGGCGCCTGCGTCACCACGCACGTCGCGCGGATGGAGGGCCTCGTGCGGTGCACGAGCGACGCCTCGTTCCTCCGCCGCCGGGGCGTCCTCGCATCCTCGCGGTTCACCGACGCGGAGCTCGTCTGCTTCTTCCGGGAGCTCGGGGCGCACACCGTCGGCGCCAGGCTGCCGGACGAGTTCGGCGACATGCTCGACGCCGTCGCCTGCCACCGCAGCCGCCGGATCAGCTGGTGGTGCGGCGGCTTCGTGCTGCACTTCTTCCCCTCGCCCTGGGTGGCCGTCTCCCTCTTCGCCGCGGCCGCCATATTCGTCCTGCCGTCCCTCCTGCAGACGGTGTACACCATGCTCGGCTACTTCAAAACCACTTCTAGTTGA